One segment of Nostoc piscinale CENA21 DNA contains the following:
- a CDS encoding ATP-binding protein, producing the protein MKKICQSIFKPFFTTKPVGRGTGLGLSICHQIIVEQHGGSINCASLINQGTTIDIILPIKR; encoded by the coding sequence ATGAAAAAAATTTGCCAAAGCATTTTTAAACCTTTTTTTACTACTAAACCTGTTGGTCGAGGCACAGGTTTAGGGTTATCTATTTGCCATCAAATTATTGTCGAACAGCATGGTGGCTCGATTAATTGTGCTTCTCTGATTAACCAAGGCACTACAATTGATATAATACTGCCTATAAAAAGATAG
- a CDS encoding prohibitin family protein gives MRNQQFGNWQTTILGILLGILVIIGLNAFIIINPGQAGVISILGKARDGALLEGIHLKPPLISVIDVYDLTVQKFEVPAESSTKDLQNLSARFAINFRLDPSQVVEVRRKQGTLENIVSKIIAPQTQEAFKIAAAKRTVEEAITKRSELKEDFDNALGDRLDKYGIIVLDTSVVDLTFSPEFARAVEEKQIAEQRAQRAVYIAKEAEQEAQAEINRAKGKAEAQRLLAETLKAQGGQLVLQKEAIEAWKTGGAQMPKVLVMGDKSQSSVPFIFNLGNVPNQQ, from the coding sequence TTGAGAAATCAACAATTTGGCAATTGGCAAACTACAATTTTAGGAATTTTGTTAGGAATACTGGTGATTATTGGGCTGAATGCCTTTATCATTATCAATCCAGGGCAGGCAGGCGTAATTAGTATTTTGGGTAAAGCTAGAGATGGTGCTTTATTGGAGGGTATTCATTTGAAACCGCCCTTAATTTCCGTGATAGATGTGTATGATTTAACAGTGCAGAAATTTGAAGTGCCAGCCGAAAGTTCGACAAAAGATTTACAAAATTTATCGGCACGATTTGCGATTAACTTTCGTCTTGATCCCTCACAGGTAGTAGAGGTGAGAAGAAAACAAGGAACTTTAGAAAATATAGTATCAAAAATCATTGCTCCTCAAACCCAAGAAGCATTTAAAATAGCAGCTGCTAAAAGAACAGTAGAAGAAGCTATTACTAAACGCAGTGAACTCAAAGAAGACTTTGATAATGCGTTAGGCGATCGCTTAGACAAATACGGAATAATTGTGCTAGATACTAGTGTAGTTGACTTAACTTTCTCACCCGAATTTGCCAGAGCCGTAGAAGAAAAACAAATTGCCGAACAACGCGCCCAAAGAGCCGTTTATATAGCAAAAGAAGCAGAACAAGAAGCCCAGGCAGAAATTAATCGCGCTAAAGGTAAAGCCGAAGCACAAAGACTTTTAGCCGAAACTCTCAAAGCTCAAGGCGGGCAATTAGTTTTGCAAAAAGAAGCAATTGAAGCATGGAAAACAGGTGGCGCGCAAATGCCTAAAGTTCTGGTTATGGGTGATAAATCCCAAAGTAGTGTACCCTTTATTTTCAATCTGGGGAATGTTCCTAATCAACAATAA
- a CDS encoding DUF1824 family protein: MIKSMPNSNQLPLTVADARKFLNKFNCLDIAPVLDNAEKALVRQSLILITKLSDYQILGICADTAEEALLAMKTYSWALGYEVPTDLPTTEGPVYIKLNGKNGLCYLDSYAGHHRGVLVSCQSYDERGINEMYGHLPLDLFA, translated from the coding sequence ATGATTAAATCTATGCCAAACTCCAACCAACTTCCTCTGACTGTTGCTGACGCTAGAAAATTCCTCAACAAATTCAACTGTTTAGATATTGCCCCAGTCCTTGATAATGCGGAAAAAGCCTTAGTGCGCCAGTCTTTAATCTTAATCACCAAACTTTCTGACTATCAAATATTGGGCATTTGTGCTGACACTGCCGAAGAAGCCCTACTCGCTATGAAAACTTACTCGTGGGCTTTAGGTTACGAAGTCCCCACTGATTTACCCACAACTGAAGGCCCAGTTTATATAAAATTAAACGGCAAAAATGGTCTATGCTACCTTGATTCCTACGCTGGACATCATCGCGGTGTATTAGTATCTTGCCAATCTTATGATGAAAGAGGAATCAACGAAATGTATGGACATCTACCCCTCGATTTATTTGCCTAA
- a CDS encoding PAS domain-containing protein: protein MSQIPEPKMFPDIQSLATTDINDNPLAIALYQAIEYAPMGIAIFNQDMQYLAVSHKWLEIYKLTKDIIGKSHYEIFPDVPEKWKQIHQKCLAGANAHNNADYFPRADGSGEWVNWSIRPWHLATGEVGGIMIFSENITQRKQTEEDLRESNTLLRSILNSTPDYIVVKDVQGQYVTLNSNAANFMGRAVEEIIGKNDFELMPLEVARKYTIQDQQIITTGINTTDEEYLCSADGQINGTFRTTKTPWQDTDGNILGVIALASDISDRKQAEEDLRHSNTLIRSVLDSTPDFIFVKDCQGRYVTVNTEMANFLGKSIDEIVGKDDTEIFSSDVVSEIRAKDHEIMTTGKTEIFEEDVSFGTVKTTFLTTKAPWRDAQGNILGLIGITRNISDRKQTEEDLRESNTLLRSILESTPDFIVVKDCQGRHVALNSNLANLIGKPIEDIIGKVDTEILPLDFGQKIMAQDRHIMTTGNTKTFEEDISSGGINGTFLTTKAPWRDHQGNIIGLIGITRNISDRKQAELALQKK from the coding sequence ATGAGTCAGATACCAGAGCCGAAAATGTTCCCAGATATTCAATCTTTAGCGACAACGGATATTAATGACAATCCCCTAGCGATCGCTCTCTATCAAGCAATTGAATATGCTCCGATGGGAATAGCCATATTCAATCAAGATATGCAGTATCTAGCTGTAAGTCACAAATGGTTAGAAATTTATAAATTAACTAAAGATATTATTGGAAAATCTCATTACGAGATTTTTCCTGATGTCCCTGAAAAGTGGAAGCAAATTCACCAAAAATGTTTAGCGGGAGCCAACGCGCACAACAATGCAGACTATTTTCCCCGCGCTGATGGTTCTGGAGAATGGGTAAACTGGTCAATCCGTCCGTGGCATTTGGCTACAGGTGAAGTTGGCGGAATTATGATCTTTTCTGAAAATATTACTCAACGTAAACAAACTGAAGAAGACTTGCGCGAAAGCAACACCCTACTACGCTCAATTTTAAACAGTACACCCGATTATATTGTCGTTAAAGATGTTCAAGGGCAGTATGTTACCCTGAATTCTAATGCGGCAAACTTTATGGGTCGTGCCGTTGAAGAGATCATTGGTAAAAACGATTTTGAATTAATGCCATTAGAAGTGGCACGTAAGTATACAATTCAAGACCAACAGATTATCACCACAGGTATTAACACTACCGATGAAGAATACCTCTGTAGTGCCGATGGTCAAATTAACGGTACCTTCAGAACGACAAAAACTCCTTGGCAAGATACTGATGGTAATATTTTGGGCGTAATTGCCTTAGCTAGTGATATTAGCGATCGCAAACAAGCCGAGGAAGACTTACGCCACAGCAACACACTAATACGCTCAGTTTTAGACAGCACACCAGATTTCATCTTTGTTAAAGATTGCCAAGGCCGTTATGTAACGGTAAACACTGAAATGGCTAATTTCTTGGGCAAATCAATAGATGAGATTGTTGGTAAAGACGATACAGAAATATTTTCTTCAGATGTTGTCTCAGAGATCCGAGCCAAAGACCACGAGATCATGACAACAGGTAAGACCGAAATTTTTGAAGAAGATGTTTCTTTTGGTACAGTCAAGACAACTTTTCTTACCACAAAAGCGCCTTGGCGAGATGCTCAAGGTAATATTCTGGGGCTAATTGGGATCACCCGCAACATTAGCGATCGCAAACAAACTGAAGAAGACTTACGCGAAAGCAACACTCTACTACGATCAATTTTAGAAAGCACACCAGACTTTATCGTTGTTAAAGATTGTCAAGGCCGTCATGTCGCCCTGAACTCTAATTTAGCCAATCTCATCGGCAAACCCATTGAAGATATTATCGGTAAAGTCGATACGGAAATCTTGCCACTTGATTTTGGTCAAAAAATCATGGCGCAAGACCGCCATATTATGACAACAGGTAACACAAAAACTTTTGAAGAAGATATTTCTAGCGGTGGCATTAATGGTACTTTTTTGACCACTAAAGCTCCTTGGCGAGATCATCAAGGTAATATCATTGGTCTGATTGGCATCACACGTAATATTAGCGATCGCAAACAAGCAGAACTAGCACTCCAAAAAAAGTGA
- a CDS encoding sensor histidine kinase produces MLFSVNTYYQTLQRLFLVQEQYRIAKDNAESALSQLTETQQSQMQLIQRETMLALGKMVAGVAHEINNPISFIHGNLQYLRQYTNDLLNLLETYGTVYPNPNTKIVKALTNIDLKFIHLDLPKLLDSMESGTTRISDIVESLSSFSRLNESDYKKADIHQGIDSTLVILQHRLNRCASNSRPISVIKDYGTIPQIYCNPRLLNQVFLNLINNAIDALIEKEIISDSNLDETPTIWIRTFQSQENQVTISITDNGCGMNEKNLPKHF; encoded by the coding sequence GTGCTGTTTAGTGTAAATACTTACTACCAAACACTACAAAGATTGTTTTTAGTACAAGAACAATACCGTATAGCGAAAGATAATGCAGAATCAGCCTTATCTCAATTAACAGAAACTCAGCAATCTCAAATGCAATTAATTCAACGCGAAACTATGTTGGCGTTAGGAAAAATGGTGGCTGGAGTTGCCCATGAAATTAATAATCCCATCAGTTTTATTCATGGTAATTTACAATATCTTCGTCAATACACTAATGACTTACTAAATCTTTTAGAGACTTATGGCACTGTGTATCCAAATCCAAATACTAAAATTGTTAAAGCACTTACTAACATCGACCTTAAGTTTATCCATCTTGATTTGCCAAAACTTTTAGACTCAATGGAGTCTGGCACAACTAGAATTAGTGATATTGTCGAATCACTCTCTAGCTTTTCGCGTTTGAATGAATCCGATTATAAAAAAGCTGATATTCATCAAGGTATTGATAGTACACTTGTAATTTTACAGCATAGACTTAACCGTTGTGCAAGTAACAGTAGACCTATCTCAGTAATTAAAGATTACGGCACAATACCCCAGATTTATTGTAATCCTCGTCTTTTAAATCAAGTCTTTCTGAATTTAATTAATAATGCTATTGATGCTTTAATTGAGAAAGAGATAATTTCTGATAGCAATCTAGATGAGACACCAACTATTTGGATTCGCACATTTCAATCCCAGGAAAATCAAGTAACTATCTCAATTACTGATAATGGTTGTGGAATGAATGAAAAAAATTTGCCAAAGCATTTTTAA
- a CDS encoding ABC-F family ATP-binding cassette domain-containing protein, producing MSIITLQSIKKDFGIKEILKDANFSIDANDKVGLIGTNGSGKSTLLKMIAGLEPVDSGQIVTSSGAKIIYLPQQPNLDENRTVLEQVFADSGEQMTLVRQYEELSDKLAHYPEDSQLMSRLSSVMQRMDATGAWELETNAKIILTKLGIADFDALIATLSGGYRKRIALATALLAEPDVLLMDEPTNHLDALSVEWLQSYLNRFRGALLLITHDRYFLDKVTNRIIEIDRGDIYTYTGNYSYYLEKKALAEESAASTQRKHQGVLRRELEWLKRGPKARSTKQKARIQRIQAMRETEFKQGLGKVDISTVSRRIGKKVIDIQNISKAYNYRTLIKDFTYEFSPEDRIGIIGGNGAGKSTLMNMITGRVQPDSGSVEIGSTIHIGYFDQHSEELLTALNENQRVIDYIKEEGEFVQIADGTKITASQMLERFLFPGNQQYAPIHKLSGGEKRRLFLLRILISAPNVLILDEPTNDLDVQTLAVLEDYLEDFSGCVIAVSHDRYFLDRTVDTIFALEEGGNIRQYPGNYSVYLDYKKAEEAAQQEAAKTQEKPKNTEVQTATQTKDSDTKKRRRLSNWQRKEFEQLEAKISQLEAEKAEAEAAMNKVAPGNYSQVQKLYEQVENLKQAIDTATERWLELAEIES from the coding sequence ATGAGTATTATTACACTCCAATCTATTAAAAAAGATTTTGGCATCAAAGAAATATTAAAAGACGCTAACTTTAGCATTGATGCTAATGATAAAGTTGGTTTAATTGGTACTAATGGTTCTGGTAAATCAACACTATTAAAAATGATTGCCGGATTAGAACCAGTTGATAGTGGGCAAATTGTAACTAGCTCTGGTGCTAAAATAATCTATTTACCTCAACAACCAAATTTAGATGAAAATCGCACAGTTTTAGAACAAGTTTTTGCTGACAGTGGCGAACAAATGACGCTGGTACGTCAGTATGAAGAATTATCAGATAAACTTGCCCATTATCCCGAAGATAGTCAGTTAATGTCGCGCCTATCTAGCGTTATGCAAAGGATGGACGCAACAGGCGCATGGGAATTGGAAACTAACGCGAAAATAATCCTCACAAAATTAGGAATTGCCGATTTTGATGCACTCATAGCCACCTTATCGGGAGGATATCGTAAGCGTATTGCCTTAGCAACAGCCCTACTTGCAGAACCCGATGTTTTGCTGATGGATGAGCCGACAAACCATTTAGATGCACTCTCTGTAGAATGGTTACAAAGTTATTTAAATCGCTTTCGCGGTGCATTACTATTAATTACACACGATCGCTACTTCTTAGATAAAGTCACCAATCGTATTATCGAAATCGATAGAGGCGACATATATACTTACACAGGCAACTATTCATATTACCTCGAAAAGAAAGCTCTAGCTGAAGAATCAGCCGCCAGCACTCAACGCAAACATCAAGGAGTATTGCGGCGAGAATTAGAATGGTTAAAACGTGGCCCTAAAGCTAGAAGTACCAAACAAAAAGCGAGAATTCAGCGCATCCAAGCTATGCGTGAAACCGAATTTAAACAAGGTTTAGGTAAAGTAGATATTTCGACAGTCAGTCGCCGCATCGGTAAAAAAGTTATTGACATCCAGAATATTTCTAAAGCTTATAACTATAGAACTCTCATTAAAGATTTTACTTACGAATTCAGCCCCGAAGACCGCATTGGCATTATTGGCGGTAACGGTGCGGGTAAATCTACTTTAATGAATATGATTACCGGACGGGTACAGCCAGATTCAGGTAGTGTAGAGATTGGTTCTACAATTCACATCGGTTATTTTGACCAACATTCTGAAGAATTACTCACAGCTTTGAATGAAAATCAGCGCGTGATTGACTATATCAAAGAAGAAGGCGAATTTGTGCAAATTGCCGATGGCACAAAAATTACTGCATCTCAAATGTTAGAAAGGTTTCTATTTCCTGGAAACCAACAGTATGCGCCAATTCATAAACTTTCGGGTGGAGAAAAACGCCGTTTATTCTTGCTACGTATATTAATAAGTGCGCCCAATGTTTTAATTTTAGACGAACCTACCAATGATTTAGATGTGCAGACATTGGCAGTTTTAGAAGACTACCTCGAAGATTTTTCTGGGTGTGTAATTGCAGTTTCTCACGATCGCTACTTTTTAGACCGCACTGTAGACACAATCTTTGCCTTAGAAGAAGGCGGTAATATTCGACAATATCCTGGTAATTATTCTGTCTATCTCGACTATAAAAAAGCCGAAGAAGCAGCACAACAAGAAGCCGCTAAAACTCAAGAAAAACCCAAGAATACTGAAGTTCAAACAGCAACTCAAACTAAAGATAGCGACACCAAAAAACGTCGTCGGTTATCGAATTGGCAAAGGAAAGAATTTGAACAATTAGAAGCTAAAATTTCTCAATTAGAAGCCGAAAAAGCCGAAGCCGAAGCAGCAATGAATAAAGTTGCACCAGGGAATTATAGCCAAGTACAGAAACTCTACGAACAAGTAGAAAACCTTAAACAAGCAATTGATACAGCCACAGAACGCTGGTTAGAATTAGCCGAAATCGAATCTTAA
- a CDS encoding PAS domain-containing protein, translating to MVWTAPADGVVTSEDDNIALREYTGQTWEEYQSWGWLDVIHPDDRQLMGQSWQAAVQARCIYEQEFRIRRYDGEYRYIVTRGVPILEADGSIREWVGTYTDIHDRKQAELALQKR from the coding sequence ATAGTTTGGACAGCTCCAGCCGATGGCGTTGTTACTAGTGAAGATGACAATATTGCTTTGCGAGAATACACAGGGCAAACTTGGGAAGAGTATCAAAGCTGGGGATGGTTAGATGTAATTCATCCAGATGACCGTCAATTAATGGGTCAATCATGGCAAGCTGCTGTGCAAGCTCGCTGCATCTATGAACAAGAATTTCGTATCCGCCGATATGATGGGGAATATCGCTACATAGTGACGCGGGGTGTTCCCATTCTAGAAGCTGATGGTAGTATTCGTGAATGGGTGGGAACCTACACAGATATCCATGATCGCAAACAAGCAGAACTAGCATTACAAAAAAGGTGA
- a CDS encoding sensor histidine kinase, with translation MSHELRTPLNGILGYAQILQRSKHLNEDERSRIDVIYQCGSHLLTLINDILDLSKIEAQKVELMTSDFHFPAFLQGVAEMCRIRAELKSIQFHYQFASELPIGIRADEKTPATSLN, from the coding sequence ATGAGCCATGAATTACGGACACCGTTAAATGGCATTCTCGGCTATGCCCAAATTTTACAGCGTTCCAAACATCTTAACGAAGACGAGCGATCGCGCATTGATGTCATTTATCAGTGCGGTTCCCATTTGCTCACCTTAATCAACGACATCCTCGATTTATCAAAAATCGAAGCGCAAAAAGTGGAACTGATGACCAGCGATTTCCACTTTCCGGCTTTTTTGCAAGGTGTCGCCGAAATGTGTCGCATTCGTGCGGAACTCAAAAGCATTCAATTCCACTATCAATTTGCCAGCGAATTACCAATTGGTATCCGCGCCGATGAAAAAACGCCTGCGACAAGTCTTAATTAA
- the purT gene encoding formate-dependent phosphoribosylglycinamide formyltransferase, which produces MSDSIKLPKKLMLLGSGELGKEFVIAAQRLGNYVIAVDRYANAPAMQVADCAEVISMLSADDLEAVVTKHQPDLIIPEIEAIRTEKLLEFEQRGITVIPTAAATNYTMNRDRIRELAHKELGIRTAKYGYAVTLEELIAISSEIGFPNVVKPVMSSSGKGQSVVANKDEVEQAWNYAIANSRGDSQKVIVEEFINFEIEITLLTIKQWNAPTIFCSPIGHRQERGDYQESWQPAGISEDKILQSQAIAKKVTDALGGAGIFGVEFFITKDEVIFSELSPRPHDTGMVTLISQNLNEFELHLRAVLGLPIPHIEQFSPSASAVILASEKSESIHFIGVAEALAETDVDIRLFGKPSAHPYRRMGVALARAENVQKAREKATTAASKVKIISS; this is translated from the coding sequence ATGAGTGATTCTATTAAGTTGCCGAAAAAATTGATGCTGTTGGGTTCAGGCGAACTCGGCAAGGAATTTGTGATTGCGGCACAACGTCTGGGTAATTATGTAATTGCTGTTGACCGCTATGCAAATGCCCCAGCGATGCAGGTTGCTGATTGTGCGGAAGTAATTTCTATGCTGAGTGCTGATGATTTAGAAGCAGTGGTAACAAAACATCAGCCTGATTTGATAATACCAGAAATTGAAGCAATTAGAACCGAAAAGCTACTAGAATTTGAACAACGAGGGATTACAGTTATTCCGACGGCGGCGGCGACTAACTACACAATGAACCGCGACAGAATTCGGGAATTAGCACACAAAGAATTAGGCATTAGAACAGCTAAATATGGTTATGCTGTAACTTTAGAAGAATTAATTGCAATTTCATCTGAAATTGGCTTTCCTAATGTGGTGAAACCTGTAATGTCATCTTCAGGGAAAGGTCAATCTGTAGTAGCGAATAAAGATGAAGTTGAACAGGCTTGGAATTATGCGATCGCAAATTCCAGAGGTGATAGTCAAAAAGTCATTGTTGAGGAATTTATTAACTTTGAAATTGAGATTACATTGCTGACCATTAAACAATGGAATGCGCCAACAATTTTTTGTTCACCTATCGGTCATCGTCAAGAAAGAGGCGATTATCAAGAATCTTGGCAACCAGCAGGAATCTCGGAAGATAAAATATTACAATCTCAAGCGATCGCTAAAAAAGTCACCGACGCTTTAGGTGGAGCCGGAATTTTTGGTGTGGAATTTTTCATCACTAAAGATGAAGTAATCTTTTCAGAACTTTCACCACGACCTCATGATACAGGGATGGTGACATTAATTTCCCAAAATCTGAACGAATTTGAATTACATTTAAGGGCTGTTTTGGGCTTACCCATTCCTCATATTGAACAGTTTAGCCCTTCAGCTAGTGCAGTAATTTTAGCCTCAGAAAAGTCAGAATCAATACACTTTATTGGAGTTGCTGAAGCTTTAGCCGAAACAGATGTCGATATAAGATTATTTGGCAAACCATCGGCTCATCCTTATCGACGTATGGGTGTAGCGTTAGCCAGAGCTGAGAATGTGCAGAAAGCACGAGAAAAAGCGACAACAGCAGCAAGTAAAGTCAAAATCATTTCGAGTTGA
- a CDS encoding pentapeptide repeat-containing protein produces the protein MTNLQTQELRKSAIQFLEQNYKQRLQTLKLLGIGRYEFLAKIKNTEANIVCMMRFLQNPQQLKFPNLIEADLSDLILDEVNFIRGNLTNANLQRSSLVNADLLFANFTKADLRNADLTGATLNETIWTEAVVAGCQFGQGIGLTQLQYQDLKLRGAKFTHQSYDN, from the coding sequence ATGACTAACTTACAAACTCAGGAATTACGTAAAAGCGCAATTCAATTTTTAGAACAAAATTATAAACAACGTCTACAAACTCTCAAATTATTAGGAATAGGTCGTTATGAGTTTTTGGCTAAAATTAAAAATACTGAAGCAAATATAGTTTGTATGATGCGATTTTTACAAAATCCGCAGCAGTTAAAGTTTCCGAATTTAATTGAGGCTGATTTATCCGATTTGATATTAGATGAGGTAAATTTTATCAGAGGCAATTTAACTAATGCTAATTTACAACGTAGTAGTTTAGTTAATGCTGACCTCCTATTTGCTAATTTTACTAAAGCTGACTTACGCAATGCTGACTTAACAGGTGCAACGCTTAATGAAACCATTTGGACAGAGGCTGTAGTCGCAGGGTGTCAATTTGGTCAAGGTATTGGCTTAACTCAGCTACAGTATCAAGATTTAAAGTTACGGGGAGCTAAGTTTACTCATCAAAGTTATGATAATTAA
- a CDS encoding ATP-binding protein — protein MKKRLRQVLINLLSNAIKFTDAGQVTFTISYASGDKIRFEVRDTGVGIPAEKLQAIFQPFEQVGDRRRQTEGTGLGLAISQRIVELMDSTIHVQSEIGVGSIFWFDVYLPEAQEWVKTSQSDDFGQIIGIKDRKPKILVVDDKWENRSVIYNLLTPIGFAVTEANDGAEGWQKIAEFQPDLVITDLLMPELDGFELIHHIRQSEAFKHIIIIVSSASVFESDQHRSIEAGGNDFLPKPVQAIALFQKLRQFLNLEWLYEEQSPENQSLAHQFEFILPPQTEIETLYELVMKGNFKGIIKQAALISQIDSKYLPFAKRLQQLAQEFQDQEILALIHPQQ, from the coding sequence ATGAAAAAACGCCTGCGACAAGTCTTAATTAACCTCCTTAGCAACGCCATCAAATTTACCGATGCAGGTCAAGTCACCTTTACCATCAGCTATGCTTCTGGAGATAAAATCCGCTTTGAAGTCCGCGATACAGGTGTAGGTATTCCCGCAGAAAAACTCCAAGCTATATTTCAACCTTTTGAGCAAGTAGGCGACAGGCGGCGACAAACTGAAGGTACAGGCTTAGGATTAGCCATTAGTCAAAGAATTGTGGAATTAATGGACAGCACCATTCACGTTCAAAGTGAAATTGGCGTTGGCAGTATTTTTTGGTTTGATGTTTACTTACCAGAAGCTCAAGAATGGGTTAAAACTTCCCAATCTGATGATTTTGGACAAATTATCGGGATTAAAGACCGCAAACCCAAGATTTTAGTTGTAGATGATAAATGGGAAAATCGCTCTGTGATTTATAACTTACTGACTCCCATTGGTTTTGCAGTCACAGAAGCCAATGATGGTGCAGAGGGTTGGCAAAAAATTGCGGAGTTTCAGCCCGATTTAGTGATTACTGACTTGTTAATGCCAGAACTTGATGGTTTTGAGTTAATTCACCACATTCGCCAGTCAGAAGCTTTTAAACATATCATCATTATTGTTTCTTCAGCCAGCGTCTTTGAAAGCGACCAACATCGCAGCATCGAAGCTGGTGGTAATGATTTTCTCCCCAAACCTGTGCAGGCGATCGCGCTATTTCAAAAATTGCGGCAATTTCTCAACTTAGAGTGGCTGTATGAAGAGCAAAGTCCTGAAAATCAGTCATTAGCACATCAATTCGAATTCATTCTACCTCCCCAGACAGAGATAGAAACTCTCTATGAGTTAGTAATGAAGGGTAACTTTAAGGGAATCATAAAACAAGCAGCATTAATTTCACAAATAGATTCAAAATATCTTCCCTTTGCTAAACGGCTGCAACAACTAGCACAAGAATTTCAAGACCAAGAAATTCTGGCACTCATTCACCCTCAACAGTAA